The Macrococcoides canis genome has a window encoding:
- a CDS encoding NfeD family protein, translating to MDLQLQDIILLMLMIVMTMSCIWQLYTPKISSAGIICAIASLLFFVMNIYNGDMEALAIILFIGGILLVILELFIIGAIIGIIGIICIIISFLLIGDNMMMMTLFVSICLIIALIEWVIIVKFFKKKIPLFQQVVLHDSTNKEAGYTSHDDRSYLVGQVAVCLTDLRPSGIIVHDDKRIDAVSEGAFIKKDTSVKIIEVEGTRVVVKSI from the coding sequence TTGGATTTGCAGTTACAGGATATCATCCTGCTTATGTTGATGATTGTTATGACAATGTCATGCATATGGCAGCTTTATACCCCGAAAATCAGTAGTGCAGGGATAATATGCGCAATTGCGAGCTTATTATTCTTTGTCATGAACATCTATAACGGTGATATGGAAGCACTCGCTATTATTTTATTTATCGGTGGTATCCTTCTTGTCATTTTAGAGTTGTTTATTATCGGCGCTATTATTGGAATCATCGGTATTATATGCATAATCATCAGTTTTCTGCTTATTGGAGACAACATGATGATGATGACTTTATTCGTATCGATCTGCTTAATAATAGCGCTTATAGAATGGGTGATCATAGTGAAGTTTTTCAAGAAGAAAATTCCTCTATTTCAGCAAGTCGTGTTACATGACTCGACGAATAAGGAGGCAGGTTACACATCGCATGACGATAGGTCATACTTAGTCGGGCAGGTAGCTGTTTGTCTGACTGATCTAAGACCTTCCGGTATTATCGTGCACGATGATAAACGCATTGACGCTGTAAGTGAAGGTGCGTTTATTAAGAAGGATACTTCAGTGAAAATTATTGAAGTTGAAGGCACACGTGTCGTTGTTAAATCAATATAA
- the mtaB gene encoding tRNA (N(6)-L-threonylcarbamoyladenosine(37)-C(2))-methylthiotransferase MtaB, with translation MSTVAFHTLGCKVNHYETEAIWQLFKDADYERVDFEQNADVYVINTCTVTNTGDKKSRQVIRRAIRRNPDAVICVTGCYAQTSSAEIMDIAGVDIVVGTQDRHKMLPYIEQYRAERQPINGVTNIMKNRTYEELDVPYFTDRTRASLKIQEGCNNFCTFCIIPWARGLMRSRDPKEVVRQATQLVQSGYQEIVLTGIHTGGYGEDLKDYNLAQLLRDLETIDGLKRIRISSIEASQLTDEVIDVIDRSNKVVRHLHIPLQSGSDTVLKRMRRKYTMSHFSERLKKLHAIMPGLAVTSDVIVGFPGETEEEFQETYDFILAHGFSELHVFPYSMRTGTPAARMTDQIDENVKNDRVHRLIALSDQLAKEYASRFEGEVLEVIPEEKASNGNMLVGYTDNYLKVQFEADERLIGELVKVKIDKSGYPVNEGTFVTVIPNAYKKAEMQVH, from the coding sequence ATGTCAACAGTTGCATTTCATACATTGGGCTGCAAAGTAAACCATTATGAAACAGAAGCGATTTGGCAGTTATTTAAAGATGCTGATTATGAGCGTGTTGATTTTGAACAGAATGCTGATGTCTATGTTATTAATACGTGTACTGTAACGAACACAGGTGATAAGAAGAGTCGTCAGGTGATTCGTCGTGCGATTCGACGTAATCCTGATGCGGTAATTTGTGTTACGGGTTGTTACGCACAAACATCATCTGCAGAAATTATGGATATTGCTGGTGTGGATATTGTTGTCGGTACGCAGGATCGTCACAAGATGCTGCCATATATCGAACAATATCGCGCAGAGCGTCAGCCGATTAACGGCGTGACAAATATTATGAAGAATCGTACGTATGAGGAGTTAGATGTACCTTACTTTACTGACCGCACGCGTGCATCTTTGAAGATTCAGGAAGGTTGTAATAACTTCTGTACATTCTGTATCATCCCTTGGGCGCGTGGTTTAATGCGTTCTCGTGATCCGAAAGAAGTTGTTCGTCAGGCAACACAGCTTGTTCAGTCTGGTTACCAGGAGATTGTGTTAACGGGTATTCATACGGGTGGTTATGGTGAAGATTTAAAGGATTATAATCTAGCGCAGTTACTGCGTGATCTCGAAACAATCGATGGTCTGAAACGTATTCGTATTTCTTCTATTGAAGCGAGTCAGTTAACAGATGAAGTGATAGATGTTATCGACAGGAGTAATAAAGTCGTGCGTCACTTACATATTCCGCTTCAGTCAGGTAGTGATACGGTATTAAAGCGTATGCGTCGTAAATATACGATGTCACATTTCTCTGAGCGTCTGAAGAAATTGCATGCGATTATGCCAGGTCTAGCGGTAACGAGTGATGTTATTGTCGGTTTCCCTGGTGAAACTGAAGAAGAATTCCAGGAAACATATGACTTTATTTTAGCGCATGGGTTCAGTGAACTACATGTTTTCCCGTACTCAATGCGTACAGGTACACCTGCTGCAAGAATGACGGATCAGATTGATGAGAACGTGAAGAATGACCGTGTTCATCGCTTAATTGCGTTAAGCGATCAGCTTGCAAAAGAATACGCAAGTCGTTTCGAAGGTGAAGTGCTGGAAGTGATTCCGGAAGAGAAAGCAAGCAATGGCAACATGCTTGTGGGTTATACGGATAACTATCTAAAGGTTCAGTTTGAAGCAGATGAGCGTTTAATTGGTGAGCTTGTTAAGGTGAAGATTGATAAGAGTGGTTATCCTGTGAATGAAGGTACGTTTGTTACTGTCATTCCGAATGCTTACAAGAAGGCAGAGATGCAAGTTCATTAA
- the floA gene encoding flotillin-like protein FloA (flotillin-like protein involved in membrane lipid rafts) codes for MSGLIGIGIIAFIVIVFLMILFSFVPVGLWISALAAGVKVGIGTLVGMRLRRVSPRRVIDPLIKAHKAGLSLTTNQLESHYLAGGNVDRVVDAIIAAQRADINLPFERGAAIDLAGRDVLEAVQMSVNPKVIETPFIAGVAMNGIEVKAKARITVRANIERLVGGAGEETIVARVGEGIVSTIGSSRSHTSVLENPDMISQTVLGKGLDSGTAFEILSIDIADVDIGKNIGADLQTEQALADKNIAQAKAEERRAMAVAQEQEMKARVQEMRAKVVEAEAEVPLAMAEALKSGNIGVKEYYNLKNIESDTGMRNAINKMTDKNDDTPKK; via the coding sequence ATGTCAGGATTAATAGGTATTGGAATTATTGCATTTATCGTTATCGTCTTCTTGATGATATTATTCTCGTTCGTACCTGTAGGTCTATGGATTTCAGCATTAGCTGCAGGTGTTAAAGTCGGTATTGGTACACTTGTCGGTATGCGTTTACGTCGTGTATCGCCGCGTCGCGTTATTGATCCGTTAATTAAAGCGCATAAAGCAGGATTATCGTTGACGACGAACCAGTTAGAGTCTCATTATTTAGCAGGGGGTAACGTTGACCGTGTTGTTGATGCAATCATTGCAGCGCAACGTGCAGACATTAACTTACCGTTCGAGCGCGGAGCAGCAATCGATCTTGCTGGTCGTGACGTGTTAGAAGCGGTACAGATGTCCGTTAACCCAAAAGTCATTGAAACACCATTTATCGCCGGTGTTGCGATGAACGGTATCGAAGTAAAAGCGAAAGCACGAATTACAGTGCGTGCAAACATTGAGCGTCTTGTCGGTGGTGCAGGTGAAGAGACGATTGTAGCCCGTGTCGGAGAAGGTATCGTTTCGACAATCGGTTCAAGTCGTTCGCACACATCGGTATTAGAGAATCCGGATATGATCTCTCAGACTGTATTAGGAAAAGGTTTAGACTCAGGTACTGCGTTTGAGATTCTATCGATTGATATTGCTGATGTAGATATCGGTAAGAACATCGGTGCAGATCTTCAGACAGAACAAGCGCTGGCAGATAAGAATATCGCACAGGCGAAAGCTGAAGAACGCCGTGCGATGGCGGTTGCACAGGAGCAGGAGATGAAAGCGCGTGTACAAGAGATGCGTGCGAAAGTTGTGGAAGCGGAAGCAGAAGTGCCGCTTGCAATGGCAGAAGCATTGAAGTCTGGTAATATCGGTGTTAAAGAATATTATAACTTAAAGAATATTGAGTCAGATACAGGCATGCGTAATGCTATCAACAAGATGACAGATAAGAACGATGATACGCCTAAAAAATAA
- a CDS encoding 16S rRNA (uracil(1498)-N(3))-methyltransferase encodes MQRYFLDEMSAFNQTYQISSKDDVHHIKNVMRQQIGDKVIVNFKNETMICEITDIQSEIIVKSIEHIDIQTEMPVTVTIASGLLKNDKYEWMIQKATELGASAFIPFVSERTIVKVDEKKFQKKLERFSKIVKEAAEQSYRQIVPTIDFAVSGKALAQKLEAFDHVLIAYEETAKSGEMKSFMEALQNVKHGDKVCVIFGPEGGLSEAEVAQFGSKVIGLGPRILRAETAPLYALSSMSFHFELN; translated from the coding sequence ATGCAACGTTATTTTCTTGATGAAATGAGTGCATTCAATCAAACATATCAGATCAGTAGTAAAGACGATGTGCATCATATAAAGAACGTCATGCGACAGCAAATTGGCGATAAAGTGATCGTTAACTTTAAGAATGAAACGATGATCTGTGAGATTACTGATATACAATCTGAAATTATAGTAAAATCGATTGAACACATCGATATACAGACGGAAATGCCTGTAACTGTAACGATTGCGAGCGGGTTACTTAAAAACGATAAGTATGAATGGATGATACAGAAAGCGACAGAACTTGGCGCAAGTGCGTTTATCCCGTTTGTAAGTGAGCGAACGATCGTTAAAGTGGACGAGAAGAAGTTTCAGAAGAAATTAGAAAGATTTTCGAAGATCGTTAAAGAAGCAGCTGAGCAGAGTTACAGACAAATCGTTCCGACGATTGACTTTGCTGTAAGTGGGAAAGCACTCGCACAAAAGCTTGAAGCATTTGATCATGTGCTGATTGCGTATGAAGAGACAGCGAAGTCTGGTGAGATGAAGAGCTTTATGGAAGCATTGCAAAATGTGAAGCATGGTGACAAAGTTTGTGTAATCTTTGGTCCGGAAGGTGGACTGAGTGAAGCGGAAGTGGCTCAGTTTGGCAGTAAAGTAATAGGGCTCGGACCTCGTATATTAAGAGCAGAGACAGCACCGCTTTATGCATTGTCATCAATGAGCTTTCATTTTGAGTTGAATTAG
- the dnaJ gene encoding molecular chaperone DnaJ yields MAKRDYYEVLGLSKGASKDEIKRAYKKLSKKYHPDINKEADAEDKFKEIAEAYEVLSDDQKKAQYDQFGHAGMGQGTGFGGQDFGGFGGFEDIFSSFFGGGARRDPNAPRQGNDLQYQMNVSFEEAVFGAEKEISVKKEVECDTCDGSGAKPGTNIKTCPTCGRGNVHVEQNTPFGRVRTERTCPDCGGTGKQFEERCSDCGGTGRKIKTVKINVKVPAGVDTGQQIRLSGQGEPGINGGPAGDLYVVFNVQDHAYFDRSGDDIFYTLELSIAQAALGDEVEVPTLEGKAKITIPAGTQTGKRFRLKEKGIQNVHGYGRGDEYVTVKVMTPVKMTNRQAELLREFAEIDGHDITEQPSNFFDKTKRFFKGE; encoded by the coding sequence GTGGCGAAAAGGGATTATTACGAAGTACTTGGGTTATCTAAAGGTGCTTCTAAAGATGAGATTAAAAGAGCATATAAGAAATTATCAAAGAAATATCATCCGGATATTAATAAAGAAGCAGACGCAGAAGATAAATTTAAAGAAATTGCTGAAGCATATGAAGTATTAAGTGATGATCAGAAGAAAGCACAGTATGATCAGTTTGGTCATGCAGGTATGGGTCAGGGTACAGGCTTCGGTGGTCAGGACTTTGGCGGCTTCGGTGGGTTTGAAGATATCTTCAGTTCATTCTTCGGTGGCGGTGCACGACGTGATCCGAATGCACCACGTCAGGGAAATGATCTGCAGTATCAGATGAATGTATCGTTTGAAGAAGCGGTCTTTGGTGCTGAGAAAGAAATTTCGGTGAAAAAGGAAGTCGAATGTGATACATGTGACGGAAGTGGTGCGAAACCTGGAACGAACATCAAGACATGTCCGACATGTGGTCGCGGTAATGTTCATGTTGAACAGAACACACCGTTCGGCCGTGTGAGAACCGAACGTACTTGTCCAGACTGTGGTGGAACTGGTAAGCAGTTTGAAGAGAGATGCTCAGATTGTGGCGGTACAGGCAGAAAGATTAAGACGGTTAAGATCAATGTAAAAGTACCGGCAGGTGTTGATACAGGTCAGCAGATTCGATTATCAGGACAAGGTGAACCAGGTATCAACGGTGGACCGGCGGGAGATTTATATGTTGTATTTAATGTACAGGATCATGCCTACTTTGATCGTTCAGGAGATGATATCTTCTATACGCTTGAACTCTCAATTGCGCAGGCAGCACTTGGTGATGAAGTGGAAGTACCAACGTTAGAAGGTAAAGCGAAGATCACGATACCAGCAGGAACACAAACTGGTAAACGATTCCGTCTGAAAGAAAAAGGGATACAGAATGTACACGGCTATGGCCGCGGTGATGAATATGTAACGGTTAAAGTGATGACTCCTGTGAAGATGACGAATAGACAGGCAGAATTATTAAGAGAATTTGCAGAAATCGACGGTCATGATATTACAGAGCAGCCTTCAAACTTCTTCGACAAAACGAAACGCTTCTTTAAAGGAGAATAA
- the rpsU gene encoding 30S ribosomal protein S21 yields MSKTVVRKNESIEDALRRFKRTVSKNGTIQEVRKREFYEKPSVKRKKKSEAARKRKFK; encoded by the coding sequence ATGTCTAAAACTGTAGTTCGTAAAAACGAATCAATTGAAGATGCTTTACGTCGTTTCAAGCGTACTGTCTCTAAAAATGGTACGATTCAAGAAGTTCGTAAACGTGAATTCTACGAAAAACCAAGTGTTAAACGTAAAAAGAAATCAGAAGCAGCGCGTAAACGTAAATTCAAATAA
- the prmA gene encoding 50S ribosomal protein L11 methyltransferase: MNYVEITMMINHELEPFIAEILNEVGANGVVIEDSLELIKGRIETFGEIYELNPDDFPEEDVRVKVYFSELDYNASVIEQIKEKVYALNDVDVTRLEFSTNTVQEEDWANEWKNHFHAFKVSDKFVIVPSWESYDGLQDDEHAIHLDPGMAFGTGDHATTSMCLKLIEKYVEQGQSVIDVGTGSGILSIAAHKLGAEPIKALDLDSVAVKVAEDNFEKNDCLDAIQAEPGNLLKGETEKRDVIFANILAHIVDMMIDDSYALLNDNGLLITSGIIEEKEKMIIDHLKRVGYTIIEVMRDSGWVAIAARKEA, from the coding sequence ATGAACTATGTAGAGATAACGATGATGATCAATCATGAGCTTGAGCCATTTATTGCAGAGATACTGAACGAAGTTGGTGCGAATGGTGTCGTGATTGAAGATAGTCTTGAACTTATAAAGGGCCGTATTGAAACATTCGGAGAAATCTATGAATTAAATCCGGATGATTTCCCGGAAGAAGATGTACGCGTTAAAGTTTACTTTAGTGAGCTGGATTATAATGCTTCTGTCATTGAACAAATTAAAGAAAAAGTATATGCATTAAACGATGTTGACGTTACCCGACTTGAATTCAGTACGAATACGGTACAGGAGGAAGACTGGGCAAACGAATGGAAGAATCATTTCCATGCCTTTAAAGTGTCAGACAAGTTCGTTATCGTACCGAGCTGGGAAAGCTATGACGGTCTGCAGGATGATGAACATGCGATACACCTGGACCCTGGAATGGCATTTGGAACAGGAGATCATGCGACAACTTCGATGTGTCTGAAATTAATCGAGAAGTATGTAGAACAAGGTCAATCAGTAATTGACGTAGGTACAGGTTCAGGAATTTTAAGTATTGCGGCACATAAACTAGGCGCTGAGCCAATAAAAGCACTGGATTTAGATTCAGTTGCAGTGAAAGTAGCAGAAGATAACTTCGAGAAAAATGACTGCCTTGATGCGATACAAGCAGAGCCTGGGAACTTGCTTAAAGGTGAGACAGAAAAACGTGACGTAATATTTGCGAATATATTAGCGCATATCGTGGATATGATGATCGATGATAGTTATGCATTATTAAATGATAATGGGCTGTTGATCACGTCAGGTATTATCGAAGAAAAAGAAAAGATGATTATCGACCACTTAAAACGCGTCGGGTATACGATCATCGAAGTGATGCGTGATAGTGGATGGGTTGCAATTGCAGCAAGAAAAGAGGCGTAA